In bacterium, the following proteins share a genomic window:
- a CDS encoding T9SS type A sorting domain-containing protein, with the protein ERISITSCLLFDLLAERIPLEIKDKEITIKPLIPSQSELLQSYPNPAKDACYIPFKLSKDSNVSLEIYNILGQKVKTIELGNKPKGSYTQKNRAIFFDLKNNAGQNLSSGLYFYKIKAGNFSAIKAMVVR; encoded by the coding sequence AAGAGAGGATAAGCATAACCTCCTGCCTTCTCTTTGACCTTTTGGCTGAGAGGATTCCCTTAGAAATAAAAGATAAAGAGATAACCATTAAGCCTTTAATCCCATCCCAATCAGAGCTCCTTCAATCATACCCCAATCCCGCAAAGGATGCCTGCTATATCCCATTCAAGCTTTCCAAAGATTCCAATGTTTCATTGGAAATCTACAACATCTTAGGACAAAAGGTAAAAACCATAGAGCTAGGAAACAAACCCAAAGGCTCATATACCCAAAAGAATAGGGCAATATTCTTTGACCTAAAAAATAATGCTGGACAAAACCTCTCCTCTGGATTATACTTTTATAAAATAAAAGCAGGCAATTTCTCTGCCATAAAGGCGATGGTGGTAAGATAA